In Gammaproteobacteria bacterium, a genomic segment contains:
- the mepA gene encoding Penicillin-insensitive murein endopeptidase — protein sequence MPTQLLPTTLDMFPNPRSLLRVLQTHLFRTYVLLVVLPICAAPLALANDWGNVTQPSHARPEVIGGPAAGCLNGAVNMPPEGHGYQLMRLSRHRTYGHPSLVHFLRTLGEALEDQHLGVMLVGDLGQPRGGPTASLHRSHQNGLDVDIWYWLPEVAKKRRLNPDEVENLSAPSMVKDRRVIDHTRWTPAHVEMLRLAVAPDEVERIFVHPVIKKTLCEQETDRDWLHKVRPWWGHDDHLHVRLRCPPDDDLCASQKPLPPGDGCGADLEWWLEAVAAAPTTTHPPRPPAPVLPAACAAVLRAP from the coding sequence ATGCCAACCCAACTGCTACCCACTACCCTTGATATGTTTCCGAATCCCCGATCGCTTCTGCGCGTGCTTCAAACCCACTTATTTAGAACCTACGTTTTGTTGGTCGTGTTGCCTATCTGCGCGGCACCCCTTGCGCTCGCGAACGATTGGGGGAATGTCACTCAACCAAGTCACGCGCGCCCGGAGGTCATTGGCGGTCCTGCTGCCGGTTGTCTGAACGGCGCAGTTAATATGCCCCCTGAGGGGCATGGTTACCAGCTTATGCGGTTGTCACGCCACCGTACCTATGGTCATCCCTCGTTAGTCCACTTTTTGCGTACTCTGGGCGAGGCATTGGAGGATCAGCATCTCGGCGTGATGTTGGTGGGGGATTTGGGGCAGCCGCGTGGTGGTCCCACTGCGTCTCTGCATCGCAGTCATCAGAATGGTTTGGATGTAGACATCTGGTATTGGCTCCCTGAGGTGGCCAAGAAACGGCGTCTAAATCCTGATGAGGTGGAGAACTTATCTGCCCCGTCAATGGTCAAAGACCGCCGTGTGATCGATCACACTCGTTGGACGCCGGCTCATGTGGAGATGCTGCGCCTGGCGGTAGCGCCTGATGAGGTCGAGCGCATTTTTGTCCACCCGGTGATTAAGAAAACCCTCTGTGAGCAAGAGACCGACCGGGATTGGTTACACAAGGTGCGTCCATGGTGGGGACACGATGATCACCTCCACGTGCGTCTGCGTTGTCCGCCTGATGATGACCTCTGTGCCTCCCAGAAACCGCTCCCCCCTGGGGATGGCTGTGGTGCGGACCTGGAGTGGTGGCTGGAGGCAGTTGCCGCCGCACCGACTACGACTCATCCCCCTCGTCCTCCTGCCCCCGTCCTGCCTGCCGCCTGCGCGGCGGTGCTGCGGGCTCCCTGA